GCTCGCGCGACATGGCGTTTCCCAGAACGCTGGATCACCGATGTAAGGGCTCTGTCATCAGTCTCTTCTATAGGAAACATACTGTGATAGCACCTCGACTTGTTCGATGGACAGGTGATCGTAGTCTCTCGCGTCGCGGGTGGTACGCGACGGGCCTGGTCGCTCGTAGTCATGCCGATGACCATGAGCATAGTAGGTGTCGTGCGGCTGGCCGTGGTATGTGTCCCGACCGCCCCATCGCCGGTCGGGGGAGTCTGGGCGCGAGCCccagcgccggcgccggtgGTCGTCCCGGCTCATTTTGGGGTTTATGGGTGGATGACAAGGTTGTGGTAGTGGCGAGAGTGGTTGTTTTTGATTGTTGTTGAGTGGAGGTGAAAGTGACGTGGATTGGGCTCCACCGCACAAACCTCTGATAACAACCGGCTACTCATCGCTGCTCCTTTCCGCATCTGCAAAGTTCACGCATAAACCGTCCACTAGTTACGGCCATAACGATCAGAATTACCATCAGCATGATGTTCGCCGTTGTAGCGATGTCAAGAACAACATCGGCTATCACTCCCATGCCACGCGACAACGCCACTGATGCCCAATACCAGAGCACGTACACAAGTGTCCAGATGTACATCCTTCAGATCCTACAACCCATCACCAATTCGCCGTTCAAGAATTACGGTATCTCGCCCCTTGATATCTCTACACCGGGTATACACTGGAATCACCCGCCAGCCCACTGGCCGgcggtgggaggaggaggcccCGCGCGCCTTCGAACGACGGCTATGAGCCGTCGACAGGGCAGAACCATCGGCCCAGCGCCGTAAAGAGACTGGGCCCCTCCTGCGGCTCAGGCAGGAGGTGGTCGAGCgggtcgacgtcgccgacggcgatgaAACGGTGCTCGTCATGTACGTCATgcacgagcttgtcgagctctgcgccgcccgcgccgcagAACGTACTGCGgcggtgtcggcggcggccgcgcacAACGGCGTGCACCGTCTCGTCGGACCCGGAGCTGTCGCGGCGGCTGCTCCgggcgcctcctcccccccaTGGCCAAAACCCGAACTGGCCTCGATGCCGGCCGTTGCGTCACCGGTGTATGCTGACGCAACGTAGTTGGGAGCTGCGTCGGGCTCGGCACGCCGTCGATACCGTGGGAGAGACTCTGCTGAGGCGATCGACGTGGTTGTCGATGTCGCTGGTGTTACGGTCGCCGCGTACTCCTGTTTCGAGAGCATGGTAGCGAGGTggtcgtggtcgaggaTCTCGACTGGCGGCCGTGATCGCTGTGGGCCGGTCAACTGCGCAAGTGTGCTTTCACGGTGGATCTGGCGGCGGAATTGGGCGCGCATGTCGTCGGGTGTGGCGAAACGCACACGcggctcctcgtccgtggTGGTTGTCGACATTGAAGCCGGGCGGAGGAGAGAACTGCGCGATCCGGCACCTGTGAGGCCAAGCGTGGTCGGCGCAGTGCTAATGTCCGTCTCACGGGTAACCTGCGGTtcgaggatggagaggagctcctcggccccgAGCTGCGGCGAATCCATCTGCGGCGACTCGAGCTCCGATGCAGGCGCTGCTGGGGAGGCTTCGAGCTTGTATGATGACATGAGCGATATCGGCGAACCCTCGATGGGCGAGTGTGAAGGCACGCAGGACGTCGATCGTCGACGGGCCGGCCTTCCCTGTAACGAGAGCCGGCGAAGGGGACCCGAGGCCGGCTCGTACCCACGGCGTTCCATGGCTTCTCgcacctcgcgctcacggTTCTCCACTCGCACGATGGACCGGAGGATACTCTCGCGCCGTTCAAGGTTACTCGAGACGATCGAGTCGTGTCTCCGATCCCGGAAACCCGGATCAGAACGGCACCCCTCAAGGAAGCCCTCCGGATCGGAGGGGTGCAGTTCGGACGAGGTGCTGCTCGGGGAGATTGGGAATGCCGTGGACGGTTCTGCCTTCTTGTAGATCAGCGACGAGTGGCGTCGGTGATGCTTGAAGCGGGCGGGGGAAGCAGGATGCGAGGTCGGAAGCGGTTGCACCTCGCCGGCCGCCGTGTCGACCTTGTACGTTACGAGTGACAGGCGCGTGCGCACCGTGGATTGCGGTGCGAGATTAAAACGCTCGGGCGCGCTCCCGGTAGGTAAGAGGAGGGGTCGGAGACCGGGTAGTGCAGCTTCAGGCTCAGGCTCACGCGAGAGCTCGGACTCTGTGGGCGCTGCGTGGGACGGGTTTGGTGAGGGTGGAGCAGTCGTGGCTGGGGTGCAGGGTGTCGGCGGGGCTGTCGATTCAGCATGCGAGGCACCAACCGAGGCAGCAGGTTTTGAGTTTGTCAACACATCCAGAATGGGTACGGCAGACTTGGCGATCttggccgagctcgagcgtgtGGGACGCGCAAAGCCTGGTTCCCTGcggcccttgcccttcaTGGGCGACGGTGTGGACGCTGTCGCCCCGCGGGCGAGGGCATTGAAatgagcggcgcgcgccgagacgTTTCCGGCTGGAAAGGATGGAGCCGTGGGAGGGAGGATCGGGGGAGATtgagaggtggagggttGCGATGGGGAGAAGCCGTTGACGGATTGAAggctggtggtggtggagatggTGCGTGACCTGGATCGCAGTGACGGGGAAGGGGCAGAGTCGCTCGTGAACGAACTCGAGACTACGGACGCGGGGATGTCAGCCCGCTCCTGTGGAGACGGGGAAGCGAGACCGCGCATCCACTCGTCGATGGCGGCTCGGCGATGTGATGTGAGAGTCGCACGGCCTAAGCTCTGACTGAGGCTGCGCGACGTGGGTAGGCCCTGGCTGGAAGGGGGGATGTTGATTGTAGAAGGTTTCGGCTTGAGAGGTGAGCGGCCGTgagagggagagtgggaggaagagggggtcggcgatggcgaaCATGGGCGGTGGCCCTTGCCCGCCCCGCTCGGCCCCTGCGGCATGGCGGTGGGGAGTGGACAGCTGGCGGGGCGGAGCCACTCCCCAGTGTGAGGGGTGAGGGAGGGCAGTGCGGGGGTTGGAGTGAGTCTAAGCGGTGTGCATTGGACGCTTGTGGTTGTATGTGAGGTTGATGGTGAAGGAGTGGGATGTGATGACCAAGTAGTAGGTAGTTGGTCGTCGGTTGTTAGTTTGTTGGTTTGTTGGTTTGTGTGATGTTTTCCGGTTACGACGCTCTCCCGACAATGACAGGCACCTACTTTATAAGGGTAAAGTAACGCCACAAGTGACACTTCTTAGTTGTTGGACCATCGGTTGGTTTATAATAGCCCCTCAAAAGTAAGATCAAGGGGAAAAGACACGGGAGACTTGCATCCAACAAAACCATCCCAAAACTATCATCAGCTGCCTCGTCATGCGTGGGCTGAGCAGCTGAGTGGGGATAGGTCGCACGAGGTGTTTCTAGAGACTAGTGGTAGCGTCACGCCATAACTTTCCCTCTACGTCTCATGTCTCATATGTCTCAAAAGGCGAgcaggacgaggacgagaatCCGAGGAATGCTGCCACCAAATCTGTCTCGCAGATGTAGCAGATCGGAGAGAATGGCGCCCAACGTCGGCCTTGCATGACAATGGCAGGTGGGCGGATGGTCAGATGGTCAGGTGGGCCGCACAGACACCTATGATGAACAAGGACTGGACAACGCCCTTGAAGCGTGCGAGGCGCACGGTCTTGTTATACACCCTCCAGGTTTAACAAGGTGTCTTTGTCTACAACGCACCCCAATTTGCCAGCACACAcggtcgccgcgctcagACAACCGCCCAACATGGGCCAAAGTTGGGAACCCCGTGTCGGACGTGCACATCCTCATCAATTCAGTTGTGCCCGGCACCTCACTGCGCGCGCCGTACAGTAGACATCATGCCAGATGCAACAGTGGCATGACGAAACCTTGTTTTGCTGGCTGCAAGCTGCTGGTTGTTTGTCATCATCGGCCACATCCGACCCGTTCCCGCTGTTCCTGTTCCGTTCATTTGCTTGCATTTCGAATGAAAATCAGTCGCACTCCTCAGTACACAGGCACCCATGTCACGCAAACTAATGAGTCAACAGACGATACATGCAAACCAAACAACTTCTGATGCTATTGTACTGTTACTAACCTACTACTGTACTCTCAGACTACCGCATTCTGTACTACTATCATGCCCAGTCTAATAACGCTTGGTCGTCTTGCGACGCTTCGCCGTCGGTTCAACGGACAAGCTGCGGCTTCGCGACCGTTCACGCTCATCGGGCAGGTCTGTGAACGCCAAGTCGATCTCATCGGCATGGATGACACCAGGATCGAGCTCTAGGTCTGGCAGGCTTGAGTTGTCTCGACGCCTCTTGGGTGTCCTATCCTCGACCTGTGACGCCTTTGTTGGCGTTGCTtccatgtcctcgtcctcatcaacgTCCATCCCAGCGTCCGCGTCTGCCTCCAGATCGACGTCCtcacgctcgtcctcgccattCTCCTCATTCTCTTCCAGTTCTTCAGGGtcagcctcctcttcaggcgtctcggcctcctctgGCTCCTCCTGCTCATGGGCATCGTCAGAGTCTTTGTGCCGACCGTTGGCAGTCTCTGGTTCGttcctctcctcgtcgctgtcctcgacaacgtcgCGGCTCTTGGACGAGGGTTTCGAGGCGGCCTTCTTGGTTGCCACCTTGAGGCCCGTGTCCTTCCCTGCGATCGTGACTAGGCGCTTCTCGTAGCCACGGTACATCGCTGTCGAGCGCACAGAGGTTGAATCGCCGCAGTCGTCGACCAGCTTCTCGAGATGGTCCCGAATGCGAAGGGCGTCACGCCCAGTGACAGGGCCGAGAAGCAGCGCCAGCGGCTTCAGGTACATGAGGACTCGGGCTCGCTGCTTGATCAGGCGAGCCTTGTTGTCCTTGCTCGCCGCCAATTGCTTGTTCAACGTCGTAACCTTCTTGAAAACCCAGTCAAGGTTCTGCACGTGCAGATCATACACGTCGTCGGGGTGGATCTGCTTGACCACGGTAAAGTGGAGGCCAGGAACGATGAAGGCTTGAGCGCCAAGTCGTGCGAGAGCCATCGTCGCTTCTGGTTCCGCGTCGTCGTTACtgtcgaggaagatgcTGAACGACTGAGAGTCAGCTGATAAGCTCACGGTCTGGGCTGACGCCAAGCATGCGAGGCTGGCGGCTAACCACAGCACCATCACGGGGTCAACCACTCACGTTCTGGAGAGCCTCGCTGACGACGTGTTGTACGGTTGTCGCTTCGCCGTTGTAGATGCCCTCATCGCGGAGAACATCCACAAGCcgcttgacgagctggtcaTACGTCGCACCGAAGCGGCCGTAGTGCGTCAAGGgctccttggcctgctcgacgtcgatgacACCGATGCACAGAGCGCTGACGAATGCAGCTaccagctcgaggaagaagaTGTCACGCTGGGCCGCCGTGAAGCTcaggtcgtcctcgtcctcgtcctcttcaaGATCGGAAGCGTACCGTTCAACCGCGGCCTGGAACGCGCCACCCAGCTTGTGTTGACGGTCGGACGTCATCTCGAGAGGACATGCCTTGGCAGCAGTGTGTCCCATCTGGGCGGCCCTAGGCGCGAAGAGCGTGTGTAGGTAAATGAACGCCTGGAAAGCCTGTGGACGTCAGCCGGTGTTTGCAACGGGGACCCACCTCGCGCCGGACACTCTCTGTCGCTCGCCCACCGCCGATGCCATACTTCTCGAAGATCTCGAAGGCCTCCTGCTGGCGCTCTCGCAATGTGGCGACTttgtcctcgtcttcaGCATCTTCGGCGCTGAATCTCCGGATGAGCCATCCGACCTGTATCAACAGAATCTTGATGGCCGAGGCAACGAGCTGGCTGTCAGTCCAATCTGCTCCTCTGAGAACTTACCTTAGCCTCCTGCTTAAACCCAAGACCACCCCGCTTAGCGAACTCGCTGACGATTGCCCAGCCGCTGCTCtggccgccctcctcatccgTCATGGCTGACGTGATGTCGCGACTCCGGCCCAGCAGGGACACGCGCAGGAGGATGGCTTCGACTAGTatcgccgcgtcgtcgtccagctGCATGCTGAacacgtcctcgccgttgaTCGCGTCGCGGAGCGAGGAAAAgacggcctcctcgagctcggcgagttTAGACGTGTTTGTCGAGTCCATTGTCGAGTTCTCGACCAGCTTGTTGATCGCACGGATCGCAGCCTGGAGAACGTTGCCGTCCGTGTGCTTGAGGAACTGGTTGGTCACGTCGGTCCACAGCGCCTCATACGCGGGCGTCTTGCGCATGTCAAGGTAGAGCTGCAGGTTCATGTGCTCCGGGATCGAGAGAATACCCCCGATGCGGGACGGTTCGGACTGGTGCTTAGTGAACAGCCGTGGGAGGATGCCCATG
Above is a genomic segment from Cutaneotrichosporon cavernicola HIS019 DNA, chromosome: 1 containing:
- the IRR1 gene encoding uncharacterized protein (STAG domain): MSNSTVPAEPRRGARARKQVDRFAPQNGKTRHDGDDSDLSELTESEDERPQPRKRKANGGTRAPRPPKRPKAPKTVPASDLEPIEGLKNDSSLFNALLQPDVALEPLVDDWVHAYQGATDDAAAEKSAVHELVLFLIRACGLSADVDEDEAVDLDGTGEAIDRIQEESVKNNTATYPLIAKVKQLRAFKPNLSSVVHHLIESLKLSGLIYEDNGSTKHSQAIMPLILAWLGSMSSSPLRSIRHTSTFIGLKVHSALCDAAAQVNKDLSVKQRQKEAEAKKSGQAAKKRAKNAENKVKESHAQKVRLEEHMKEIFDVIFIHRLRDTDPAIRTACVHELGIWVKKYPEKYATNTYLNYFVRGSNDPDGGARLETVKALTGLFSNVSLANNASSFTLRLAPRLIKMASLDVETPVRTNAINAITLIDKTGALQDEMEEDREKVARLIFDKEPRVRKAAAGFVQNLWDERAEHLQAEWKSLRAGKKKRAADVKEDELDERLRWKTLAALLVQTAHGLTDQPDEDSPSQADLTSVPDTDAITRAEAAADGLWPQLSDQQEELADYLLLDHSTHEQDMWLLTEEEEDFMLGMLIACIKKEDEEDDEKTKSLMGILPRLFTKHQSEPSRIGGILSIPEHMNLQLYLDMRKTPAYEALWTDVTNQFLKHTDGNVLQAAIRAINKLVENSTMDSTNTSKLAELEEAVFSSLRDAINGEDVFSMQLDDDAAILVEAILLRVSLLGRSRDITSAMTDEEGGQSSGWAIVSEFAKRGGLGFKQEAKLVASAIKILLIQVGWLIRRFSAEDAEDEDKVATLRERQQEAFEIFEKYGIGGGRATESVRREAFQAFIYLHTLFAPRAAQMGHTAAKACPLEMTSDRQHKLGGAFQAAVERYASDLEEDEDEDDLSFTAAQRDIFFLELVAAFVSALCIGVIDVEQAKEPLTHYGRFGATYDQLVKRLVDVLRDEGIYNGEATTVQHVVSEALQNSFSIFLDSNDDAEPEATMALARLGAQAFIVPGLHFTVVKQIHPDDVYDLHVQNLDWVFKKVTTLNKQLAASKDNKARLIKQRARVLMYLKPLALLLGPVTGRDALRIRDHLEKLVDDCGDSTSVRSTAMYRGYEKRLVTIAGKDTGLKVATKKAASKPSSKSRDVVEDSDEERNEPETANGRHKDSDDAHEQEEPEEAETPEEEADPEELEENEENGEDEREDVDLEADADAGMDVDEDEDMEATPTKASQVEDRTPKRRRDNSSLPDLELDPGVIHADEIDLAFTDLPDERERSRSRSLSVEPTAKRRKTTKRY